One stretch of Bosea vaviloviae DNA includes these proteins:
- a CDS encoding ABC transporter permease, translating into MSFTLPRKGLPQIAAFILVLLINFAVSPQFFDLRLQDGRLFGSLIDVFNRGAPVALLSLGMVLVVATRGIDLSVGAVMAISGALAATLADTQPLPVVLLAALGAGLLCGLWNGILVAVLGIQPIVATLILMVAGRGVAQLITEGRIVTFTSPGLAWFGGGSILGLPVPVVLTASVLAVAALVVRGSALGLLIEATGANARASALAGIETRMTTIAVYVWSGFCASLAGIVSAADILGADANNAGLWLELDAILAVVIAGSSLLGGRFSLALAVLGALIIQAMNTGILLAGFKPEFNLVVKAVVVLVVLLAQSPRLSAIGVLLARRSA; encoded by the coding sequence ATGAGCTTCACCCTGCCCCGCAAGGGCCTGCCGCAAATCGCAGCTTTCATCTTGGTGCTGCTGATCAATTTCGCCGTTTCGCCGCAGTTCTTCGACCTCAGGCTGCAGGATGGTCGCCTGTTCGGCAGCCTCATCGATGTGTTCAACCGCGGGGCGCCCGTGGCGCTCCTCTCCCTGGGCATGGTGCTGGTCGTGGCGACCAGGGGGATCGATCTCTCGGTCGGCGCGGTGATGGCGATTTCAGGCGCTCTCGCGGCGACGCTGGCCGACACGCAGCCGCTGCCCGTCGTCCTGCTGGCGGCGCTGGGCGCGGGGCTGCTGTGCGGGCTCTGGAACGGCATCCTCGTCGCCGTGCTCGGCATCCAGCCGATCGTCGCGACGCTGATCCTGATGGTCGCCGGCCGAGGCGTCGCGCAGCTGATCACCGAGGGCAGGATCGTCACCTTCACCTCGCCCGGCCTCGCCTGGTTCGGCGGCGGTTCGATCCTGGGACTGCCGGTCCCGGTGGTGCTGACCGCATCGGTGCTGGCGGTGGCGGCGCTCGTCGTCCGCGGCAGCGCGCTCGGGCTCCTGATCGAGGCGACCGGCGCCAATGCCCGAGCCAGCGCGCTCGCCGGCATCGAGACGCGCATGACCACCATTGCGGTCTATGTCTGGAGCGGTTTCTGCGCCTCCCTGGCCGGGATCGTCTCCGCCGCCGACATCCTGGGCGCGGACGCCAACAATGCCGGGCTCTGGCTCGAGCTCGACGCCATCCTGGCGGTCGTGATCGCCGGCAGCTCGCTCTTGGGCGGCCGCTTCAGCCTCGCTCTGGCGGTGCTGGGCGCGCTGATCATCCAGGCGATGAACACCGGCATCCTGCTGGCCGGCTTCAAGCCCGAATTCAACCTCGTGGTGAAGGCGGTCGTCGTCCTGGTGGTGCTGCTGGCGCAATCGCCGCGCCTGTCCGCCATCGGCGTGCTGCTGGCCCGGAGATCGGCATGA
- the yjfF gene encoding galactofuranose ABC transporter, permease protein YjfF, whose amino-acid sequence MTRYLPVIVTAAVFALGYAICALQFPAFLSTRVIADLLTDNAFLGILAVGMTFVIISGGIDLSVGSVVGFTTVFLALAIGTWNIPPLLAFMLVLLVATLFGATMGALIQGFEMPPFIVTLAGMFLARGASFLLSTESIPVTAPLYGAISDFALRLPGGGRLSVVGLIMLAVFLAGGVLLHLTRFGTNVYALGGNRVSTGLMGISVGRHTVAIYALSSFLAGLSGIVFSLYTSSGYSLSAVGVELDTIAAVVIGGTLLTGGYGFMAGTFLGVLMQGLIQTYINFDGTLSSWWTKIVTGVLLFAFIAFQQATLALARRSVRGAAAKGTTP is encoded by the coding sequence ATGACGCGCTATCTCCCGGTCATCGTCACCGCCGCCGTCTTCGCGCTCGGCTATGCCATCTGCGCGCTCCAGTTCCCCGCCTTCCTGTCGACGCGCGTGATCGCGGATCTTTTGACCGACAACGCCTTCCTCGGCATCCTGGCGGTCGGCATGACCTTCGTGATCATCTCGGGCGGCATCGACCTGTCGGTCGGTTCGGTCGTGGGGTTCACGACGGTCTTCCTCGCCCTGGCGATCGGGACATGGAACATTCCCCCGCTGCTGGCCTTCATGCTCGTGCTGCTGGTCGCGACGCTGTTTGGCGCCACGATGGGTGCGCTCATCCAGGGCTTCGAGATGCCGCCGTTCATCGTGACGCTGGCGGGCATGTTCCTGGCGCGCGGCGCGAGCTTCCTGCTCTCGACCGAGTCGATCCCGGTCACCGCGCCGCTCTATGGCGCGATTTCCGATTTCGCGCTGCGCCTGCCCGGCGGCGGCCGGCTGAGCGTGGTCGGGCTGATCATGCTCGCGGTCTTCCTGGCCGGCGGCGTCCTGCTCCATCTCACGCGTTTCGGCACGAACGTCTATGCGCTCGGCGGAAATCGGGTCTCGACCGGGCTGATGGGGATCTCGGTGGGGCGGCACACGGTCGCGATCTATGCCCTGTCGAGCTTCCTGGCGGGGCTGTCGGGCATCGTGTTCTCGCTCTACACCTCGTCGGGCTATTCGCTTTCGGCGGTCGGTGTCGAGCTCGACACGATCGCTGCCGTGGTGATCGGCGGCACGCTGCTGACGGGCGGGTACGGCTTCATGGCGGGAACGTTCCTGGGCGTTCTGATGCAGGGCCTGATCCAGACCTACATCAATTTCGACGGCACCTTGTCGAGCTGGTGGACCAAGATCGTCACCGGGGTCCTGCTGTTTGCCTTCATCGCTTTCCAGCAGGCGACGCTGGCGCTGGCCCGCCGCTCCGTGCGGGGCGCCGCTGCAAAAGGGACCACGCCATGA